A DNA window from Tachysurus fulvidraco isolate hzauxx_2018 chromosome 4, HZAU_PFXX_2.0, whole genome shotgun sequence contains the following coding sequences:
- the kifbp gene encoding KIF-binding protein, producing MASTYSREWRAVCEKFRRAQDLSENESRNDPENDPFRSKYKARELLKEIHCAVKNFEVDDGENEGQETDGQIGEIVDGEAINRGVNKVHAGDSTAGLRAAKLGVIAYHLGVNHIETEELSAGEEYLTNCMKSLDECTVTRENVSLTIEVLNQLGILWAGRDESEIAQGFLETAESVYVRYMKEDGQPPLDLKDFFVLEEDAPSQQEKIRRFEMAHTHTLYYLAQVYKNMGQYERAGQYCHSTLQRQLKFSPFVPVDWAINAATLSQYYITKSQYMEGRHCLAAASVIAGLEEIPSEAAAKESEAECEKREQLLQKRAEIARCWIKYCLNLLQDARKLLEDNIGELDLDRQEELQRARRDEEEEEEKGKRTAFLFDSADTFDSICSLEEKVNCKFPLNFEEARAVFLVGQSYVTQAKEYFEIDGHVTDHTEIIQDHSALFKVLAFFEEDLERRCKMHKRRVDMLEPICKELNAQFYLLICRQLQFELAETFYAMMDLKLAVAEKQDQPDAHTIKKFNHLCSESIKYFQMFLDSIRSPEGKFPEKLEDDVLRPALVAKFRIARLQSKIISGNLATQLENLSLSLESYNFVVQYCEMHPEARNAVEIELELSEEMVSLLPMKIKRIESTIASSS from the exons ATGGCGTCCACCTACAGCCGAGAATGGAGAGCTGTGTGCGAGAAATTTCGCCGAGCCCAAGATCTTTCCGAAAACGAATCGCGAAATGATCCAGAAAACGACCCTTTCCGATCTAAATACAAAGCCAGGGAGCTGTTAAAGGAGATCCATTGTGCGGTTAAGAATTTCGAGGTGGACGACGGTGAGAACGAGGGCCAggagacggacggacagattGGAGAAATCGTGGACGGGGAGGCGATAAATAGAGGAGTTAATAAGGTCCATGCGGGCGACTCAACAGCAGGACTCAGAGCAGCTAAACTCGGTGTGATTGCCTATCACCTCGGTGTCAACCATATCGAAACCGAGGAGCTTTCAGCTGGTGAAGAGTATTTAACAAATTGTATGAAATCACTGGATGAGTGCACGGTAACACGGGAAAACGTCTCTCTCACCATAGAAGTCTTG aacCAGCTTGGCATCTTATGGGCCGGACGAGACGAATCCGAGATAGCTCAAGGCTTTTTAGAAACGGCTGAGTCAGTTTATGTTCGCTACATGAAAGAG GATGGCCAACCACCTTTGGATTTGAAAGATTTCTTTGTGCTTGAAGAAGATGCACCATCCcaacaagagaaaataaggag ATTTGAAAtggcgcacacgcacacactttaTTATCTGGCTCAAGTGTATAAAAATATGGGTCAGTATGAGAGAGCAGGACAGTATTGTCACAGCACCTTGCAGAGGCAGCTGAAGTTCAGCCCCTTTGTGCCAGTGGATTGGGCCATTAACGCTGCCACGCTGTCACAGTATTATATTACCAAG tcacaaTACATGGAGGGACGACACTGTTTGGCTGCAGCCAGTGTCATCGCTGGCCTGGAGGAAATCCCTTCAGAAGCTGCTGCCAAAGAAA GTGAAGCTGAATGTGAAAAACGTGAGCAGCTGCTTCAGAAAAGAGCTGAAATTGCAAGGTGCTGGATCAAATACTGCCTTAATCTGTTACAAGATGCCAGAAAGCTTCTGGAG GACAACATTGGAGAGTTGGACCTGGACCGACAGGAAGAGCTGCAAAGAGCCAGAcgagatgaggaggaggaagaagagaaaggaaaaaggaCAGCGTTTCTCTTTGATTCCGCTGACACGTTCGATTCCATTTGCAGCCTGGAGGAAAAGGTGAACTGCAAATTTCCATTGAACTTTGAAGAAGCCCGGGCTGTATTTCTGGTGGGTCAAAGCTATGTGACGCAGGCCAAGGAGTATTTCGAAATAGATGGTCACGTAACAGACCACACTGAGATCATCCAGGATCATAGCGCTCTTTTTAAGGTCCTGGCCTTTTTTGAGGAGGACCTGGAGCGCCGATGCAAGATGCACAAGCGGCGTGTGGACATGCTTGAGCCCATCTGCAAGGAGCTGAACGCTCAGTTCTACTTACTGATCTGCCGCCAGTTGCAGTTCGAACTCGCTGAGACCTTCTATGCAATGATGGACCTAAAACTGGCTGTGGCAGAAAAGCAGGACCAGCCAGATGCACACACCATAAAGAAGTTTAACCACTTATGCTCGGAATCCATCAAATATTTCCAGATGTTCCTTGACTCCATTCGCTCCCCAGAGGGCAAGTTTCCTGAAAAACTCGAAGATGACGTGCTGAGACCGGCACTGGTTGCTAAGTTTCGTATTGCACGACTTCAGTCAAAGATCATCTCAGGAAACCTGGCCACTCAACTGGAGAATCTCAGCCTCTCATTGGAGTCGTACAACTTTGTGGTTCAGTATTGTGAGATGCACCCAGAAGCCAGGAATGCTGTGGAAATCGAACTGGAGCTGAGTGAAGAAATGGTGTCCCTTCTCCCTATGAAGATTAAAAGAATAGAGAGCACAATTGCTTCCTCCAGCTAA
- the srgn gene encoding serglycin, translating to MCMRALLHYSVLELNESDSTMRFYHSFTLSSLILIYLLSYNVLEASRTGRYMHLKCKPDSKNANCVEKKGPVIDMHGKPPKISSRFLNGLNPVADSSEESIETEESGDGSGGELSLPELSRKKRDSGAEEQIQNELEGSGNFISPFFMKPRLSADDLREDNMIE from the exons ATGTGCATGCGCGCGCTCCTACATTATTCGGTGCTAGAATTGAATGAAAGCGATTCTACAATGCGATTCTATCACAGCTTCACTTTATCATCCCTCATCCTCATATACCTGTTGTCTTACAATGTACTCG aAGCCTCAAGGACAGGCAGGTACATGCATTTGAAGTGCAAACCAGACAGCAAAAATGCAAACTGTGTGGAAAAGAAGGGCCCGGTGATCGATATGCATGGAAAACCTCCAAAAATTTCCTCTAGATTCTTAAATGGCCT caaTCCTGTAGCTGATAGCAGTGAAGAGAGCATTGAGACTGAGGAGTCTGGAGACGGCTCTGGTGGTGAACTCAGCTTACCTGAATTAAGCCGGAAAAAGCGTGACAGCGGTGCAGAAGAGCAGATCCAAAATGAGCTGGAAGGAAGCGGCAATTTTATCTCTCCTTTTTTTATGAAACCCAGGCTGTCTGCTGACGATCTGCGTGAAGATAATATGATCGAATGA